The following proteins are encoded in a genomic region of Pan troglodytes isolate AG18354 chromosome 2, NHGRI_mPanTro3-v2.0_pri, whole genome shotgun sequence:
- the RNF168 gene encoding E3 ubiquitin-protein ligase RNF168 (The RefSeq protein has 2 substitutions compared to this genomic sequence) has protein sequence MALPKDAIPSLSECQCGICMEILVEPVTLPCNHTLCKPCFQSTVEKASLCCPFCRRRVSSWTRYHTRRNSLVNVELWKIIQKHYPRECKLRASGQESEEVEIADDYQPVRLLSKPGELRREYEEEISKVAAERRASEEEENKASEEYIQRLLAEEEEEEKRQAEKRRRAMEEQLKSDEELARKLSIDINNFCEGSISASPLNSRKSDPVTPKSEKKSKNKQRNTGDIQKYLTPKSQFGSASHSEAVQEVRKNSVSKDIDSSDRKSPTGQDTEIEDMPTLSPQISLGIGEQGADSSIESPMPWLCACGAEWYHEGNVKTRPSNHGKELCVLSHERPKTRVPYSKETAVMPCGRTESGCAPTSGVTQTNGNNTGETENEESCLLISKEISKRKNQESSFEAVKDPCFSAKRRKMSPESSPDQEETEINFTQKLIDLEHLLFESHKQEEQDRLLALQLQKEVDKEQMVPNRQKGSPDEYHLRAASSPPDKVLNGQRKNPKDGNFKRQTHTKHPTPERGSRDKNRQVSLKMQLKQSVNRRKMPNSTRDHCKVSRSAHSLQPSISQKSVFQMFQRCTK, from the exons CGCTGTGCAAACCGTGCTTCCAGTCGACCGTCGAAAAGGCGAGTTTATGCTGTCCCTTCTGTCGCCGCCGGGTATCGTCGTGGACTCGGTACCACACCCGAAGAAATTCTCTCGTCAACGTGGAACTGTGGAAGATAATTCAAAAACACTATCCCAGGGAGTGCAAGCTTAGAGCGTCTGGCCAAGAATCAGAGGAAGTGG aaATAGCTGATGACTATCAGCCAGTTCGTCTGCTCAGTAAACCTGGGGAACTGAGAAGAGAATATGAAGAGGAAATAAGCAAG GTGGCGGCAGAGCGACGGGCCAGcgaggaagaagaaaacaaagccagTGAAGAATACATACAGAGGCTGTtggcagaggaggaagaagaggaaaaaagacagGCAGAAAAAAGGCGAAGAGCGATGGAAGAACAACTGAAAAGTGATGAGGAACTGGCAAGAAAGCTAAGCATTGATATT AACAATTTCTGTGAGGGAAGTATCTCGGCTTCTCCCTTGAATTCCAGAAAATCTGATCCAGTTACACCCAAGTctgaaaagaaaagtaagaacaaacaaagaaacactggagaTATTCAGAA gtATTTGACACCGAAATCTCAGTTTGGGTCAGCCTCACACTCTGAAGCTGTACAAGAAGTCAGGAAAAACTCCGTATCTAAG gACATTGACAGTAGTGATAGGAAAAGCCCAACAGGGCAAGACACAGAAATAGAAGATATGCCGACACTTTCTCCACAGATATCCCTTGGAATTGGAGAACAAGGTGCAGATTCTTCAATAGAGTCCCCTATGCCATGGTTATGTGCCTGTGGTGCCGAATGGTACCATGAAGGAAACGTCAAAACAAGACCAAGCAATCATGGGAAAGAGTTATGTGTCTTAAGTCACGAGCGACCTAAAACCAGAGTTCCCTACTCGAAAGAAACTGCAGTTATGCCTTGCGGCAGAACAGAAAGTGGGTGCGCCCCCACATCAGGGgtgacacagacaaatggaaacaaCACAGGTGAGACAGAAAATGAAGAGTCGTGCCTACTGATCAGTAAGgagatttccaaaagaaaaaaccaaGAATCTTCCTTTGAAGCAGTCAAGGATCCATGCTTTtctgcaaaaagaagaaaaatgtcccCCGAATCTTCCCCAGAtcaagaggaaacagaaataaacttTACCCAAAAACTGATAGATTTGGAGCATCTACTGTTTGAGAGACATAAACAAGAAGAACAGGACAGGTTATTGGCATTACAACTTCAGAAGGAGGTGGATAAAGAGCAAATGGTGCCAAACCGGCAAAAAGGATCCCCAGATGAGTATCACTTACGCGCTGCATCCTCCCCTCCAGACAAAGTGCTAAATGGACAGAGGAAGAATCCCAAAGATGGGAATTTCAAAAGGCAAACTCACACAAAGCATCCAACACCAGAGAGAGGCTCAAGGGACAAAAATAGGCAAGTGTCTTTAAAGATGCAGTTGAAGCAGTCAGTTAATAGAAGAAAGATGCCAAATTCTACTAGAGATCACTGTAAGGTATCCAAAAGTGCTCACTCCCTACAGCCTAGCATTTCACAGAAAAGTGTTTTTCAGATGTTTCAGAGATGCACAAAGTAA
- the RNF168 gene encoding E3 ubiquitin-protein ligase RNF168 isoform X1, which produces MALPKDAIPSLSECQCGICMEILVEPVTLPCNHTLCKPCFQSTVEKASLCCPFCRRRVSSWTRYHTRRNSLVNVELWKIIQKHYPRECKLRASGQESEEVADDYQPVRLLSKPGELRREYEEEISKVAAERRASEEEENKASEEYIQRLLAEEEEEEKRQAEKRRRAMEEQLKSDEELARKLSIDINNFCEGSISASPLNSRKSDPVTPKSEKKSKNKQRNTGDIQKYLTPKSQFGSASHSEAVQEVRKNSVSKDIDSSDRKSPTGQDTEIEDMPTLSPQISLGIGEQGADSSIESPMPWLCACGAEWYHEGNVKTRPSNHGKELCVLSHERPKTRVPYSKETAVMPCGRTESGCAPTSGVTQTNGNNTGETENEESCLLISKEISKRKNQESSFEAVKDPCFSAKRRKMSPESSPDQEETEINFTQKLIDLEHLLFERHKQEEQDRLLALQLQKEVDKEQMVPNRQKGSPDEYHLRAASSPPDKVLNGQRKNPKDGNFKRQTHTKHPTPERGSRDKNRQVSLKMQLKQSVNRRKMPNSTRDHCKVSKSAHSLQPSISQKSVFQMFQRCTK; this is translated from the exons CGCTGTGCAAACCGTGCTTCCAGTCGACCGTCGAAAAGGCGAGTTTATGCTGTCCCTTCTGTCGCCGCCGGGTATCGTCGTGGACTCGGTACCACACCCGAAGAAATTCTCTCGTCAACGTGGAACTGTGGAAGATAATTCAAAAACACTATCCCAGGGAGTGCAAGCTTAGAGCGTCTGGCCAAGAATCAGAGGAAGTGG CTGATGACTATCAGCCAGTTCGTCTGCTCAGTAAACCTGGGGAACTGAGAAGAGAATATGAAGAGGAAATAAGCAAG GTGGCGGCAGAGCGACGGGCCAGcgaggaagaagaaaacaaagccagTGAAGAATACATACAGAGGCTGTtggcagaggaggaagaagaggaaaaaagacagGCAGAAAAAAGGCGAAGAGCGATGGAAGAACAACTGAAAAGTGATGAGGAACTGGCAAGAAAGCTAAGCATTGATATT AACAATTTCTGTGAGGGAAGTATCTCGGCTTCTCCCTTGAATTCCAGAAAATCTGATCCAGTTACACCCAAGTctgaaaagaaaagtaagaacaaacaaagaaacactggagaTATTCAGAA gtATTTGACACCGAAATCTCAGTTTGGGTCAGCCTCACACTCTGAAGCTGTACAAGAAGTCAGGAAAAACTCCGTATCTAAG gACATTGACAGTAGTGATAGGAAAAGCCCAACAGGGCAAGACACAGAAATAGAAGATATGCCGACACTTTCTCCACAGATATCCCTTGGAATTGGAGAACAAGGTGCAGATTCTTCAATAGAGTCCCCTATGCCATGGTTATGTGCCTGTGGTGCCGAATGGTACCATGAAGGAAACGTCAAAACAAGACCAAGCAATCATGGGAAAGAGTTATGTGTCTTAAGTCACGAGCGACCTAAAACCAGAGTTCCCTACTCGAAAGAAACTGCAGTTATGCCTTGCGGCAGAACAGAAAGTGGGTGCGCCCCCACATCAGGGgtgacacagacaaatggaaacaaCACAGGTGAGACAGAAAATGAAGAGTCGTGCCTACTGATCAGTAAGgagatttccaaaagaaaaaaccaaGAATCTTCCTTTGAAGCAGTCAAGGATCCATGCTTTtctgcaaaaagaagaaaaatgtcccCCGAATCTTCCCCAGAtcaagaggaaacagaaataaacttTACCCAAAAACTGATAGATTTGGAGCATCTACTGTTTGAGAGACATAAACAAGAAGAACAGGACAGGTTATTGGCATTACAACTTCAGAAGGAGGTGGATAAAGAGCAAATGGTGCCAAACCGGCAAAAAGGATCCCCAGATGAGTATCACTTACGCGCTGCATCCTCCCCTCCAGACAAAGTGCTAAATGGACAGAGGAAGAATCCCAAAGATGGGAATTTCAAAAGGCAAACTCACACAAAGCATCCAACACCAGAGAGAGGCTCAAGGGACAAAAATAGGCAAGTGTCTTTAAAGATGCAGTTGAAGCAGTCAGTTAATAGAAGAAAGATGCCAAATTCTACTAGAGATCACTGTAAGGTATCCAAAAGTGCTCACTCCCTACAGCCTAGCATTTCACAGAAAAGTGTTTTTCAGATGTTTCAGAGATGCACAAAGTAA